One stretch of Camelus bactrianus isolate YW-2024 breed Bactrian camel chromosome 19, ASM4877302v1, whole genome shotgun sequence DNA includes these proteins:
- the RASSF2 gene encoding ras association domain-containing protein 2, translating to MDYSHQTSLVPCGQDKYISKNELLLHLKTYNLYYEGQNLQLRHREEEDEFIVEGLLNISWGLRRPIRLQMQDDNERIRPPPSSSSWHSGCNLGAQGTVLKPLTMPNIQISEVDALPENEQTSSPTDSRGLKPLQEDTPQLMRTRSDVGVRRRGNVRTPSDQRRIRRHRFSINGHYYNHKTSVFTPAYGSVTNVRINSTMTTPQVLKLLLNKFKIENSAEEFALYVVHTSGEKQKLKNTDYPLIARILQGPCEQVSKVFLMEKDQVEEVTYDVAQYIKFEMPVLKSFIQKLQEEEDREVKKLMRKYTVLRLMIRQRLEEIAETPATI from the exons atggaCTACAGTCACCAAACTTCTCTAGTCCCATGTGGACAAGATAAATACATTTCCAA GAATGAACTTCTCCTGCATCTGAAGACTTACAACTTGTATTATGAAGGCCAGAATTTGCAGCTCCGACACCGTGAG GAAGAAGATGAGTTCATCGTGGAGGGGCTGCTGAACATCTCCTGGGGGTTGCGCCGGCCCATTCGTCTGCAGATGCAGGATGACAACGAACGCATTCGCccccctccatcctcctcctcttggCACTCCGGCTGTAACTTGGGGGCTCAGGG CACTGTCCTGAAGCCCCTCACCATGCCCAACATTCAGATCTCAGAGGTGGATGCCCTGCCCGAGAACGAGCAGACCTCCAGCCCCACAG aCTCCAGGGGCCTGAAGCCCCTGCAGGAGGACACCCCACAGTTGATGCGCACACGCAGTGATGTTGGGGTACGTCGTCGTGGCAATGTGAGGACACCCAGCGACCAGCGGCGAATCAGACGCCACCGCTTTTCCATCAACGGCCATTACTACAACCACAAG ACGTCGGTGTTCACGCCAGCCTATGGCTCCGTCACCAATGTCCGCATCAACAGCACCATGACCACGCCTCAGGTCCTGAAGTTGCTGCTCAACAAATTCAAG ATTGAGAACTCGGCGGAGGAGTTTGCTTTGTACGTGGTCCATACCAGCGGTG agaaacagaagctgAAGAACACGGATTACCCCTTGATCGCCCGAATCCTCCAGGGCCCATGTGAGCAGGTCTCCAAAGTGTTCCTAATGGAGAAGGACCAGGTGGAGGAGGTCACCTATGAC GTGGCTCAGTATATAAAGTTTGAGATGCCTGTCCTTAAAAGCTTCATCCAGAAGCTCCAAGAAGAAGAAGATCGGGAAGTAAAGAAGCTGATGCGCAA GTACACCGTGCTCCGGCTAATGATTcggcagaggctggaggagatAGCCGAGACCCCAGCCACAATCTGA